A genome region from Vanessa cardui chromosome 24, ilVanCard2.1, whole genome shotgun sequence includes the following:
- the LOC124540032 gene encoding dysbindin: protein MLGNLKEFISVVQDGLTSNNNLRQTLQEVQKVKNIFRDKQKVTSETESRVNYGAGAELLEKYQENWAELHDNADKNAKAAEEVDKLILELHETTKVRLQSATELAQNLSHLPNLTASVAQCMDSLKNVQALLHEVENQLVEFEDIVERSNIEKWKLDHHYHLTLYKEKKMAGLEEIRNQLAKENLERNNENERRQLAELQTKRESSAVAFKSDMAKYLASGNVPSTPTPAPKITLEQIQLDDDNTDLEKFLES from the exons ATGTTGGGTAATCTTAAGGAGTTTATTTCAGTGGTTCAAGACGGCTTAACATCGAATAATAATCTACGTCAAACGTTGCAAGAAGTTCAAAAAGTGAAAAACATATTTAGGGACAAGCAAAAGGTTACCAGCGAGACAGAAAGCAGAGTTAATTATGGTGCTGGGGCTGAATTACTTGAGAAGTATCAAGAGAACTGGGCGGAGTTACACGACAATGCGGACAAAAACGCGAAAGCAGCGGAAGAAGTGGACAAATTAATCTTAGAATTGCACGAAACTACGAAAGTCCGGTTGCAGAGTGCAACAGAGCTGGCTCAGAATTTGTCCCACTTGCCTAATTTGACGGCCTCCGTGGCGCAATGTATGGACAGCTTGAAAAATGTGCAAGCATTATTGCACGAAGTAGAGAACCAGTTGGTCGAGTTTGAAGATATCGTTGAAAGGAGTAATATAGAGAAGTGGAAACTAGACCACCATTACCATTTAACACTttacaaagaaaagaaaatgg ctGGACTGGAAGAAATTCGAAACCAATTAGCGAAAGAGAATTTGGAgagaaataatgaaaatgaaagaaGGCAGCTAGCTGAGCTACAGACGAAGAGAGAAAGCAGCGCAGTGGCATTCAAGAGTGACATGGCAAAGTACTTGGCCAGTGGAAATGTGCCATCCA CGCCCACACCAGCACCAAAGATAACGTTAGAACAGATACAATTGGACGACGATAATACGGACTTGGAGAAATTCCTTGAGAGTTGA
- the LOC124540145 gene encoding uncharacterized protein LOC124540145 isoform X3, with the protein MSFEVDRYTSAWAHIALCADLTWASEPPDDFIVANQRLWAQHCRVSHVLQETGIESAQDITSSNCDSSDKHLVALQDNGSSSRRSVKDVIPESRLAQFYGNFYYDDVRENCYTCSNEKGNVRYNGHGCENSDLTECWMLPEVEYWFRKLVDNSDRAVPRRRRQCKMLTDSDLKTARVPSPPPAPRKIRARRRQPRSLAALAPPPPAYCVDAPTKLFCDPAYKFQFDVTRPPQLTDYQRAMGRLSASVQALMRSSASRCPTYRGTNVSRYTPTIPRPTRFPDKRYGVWWPRENQNRLNQKYIINQIQNMNTVHTAQKAETSERKEDADKEVDQTSSTHTETEEKKSENINMQQKDNLVDDGQLPSTSAAAQEDLRKKRLYSTVLSTSVAPPIHLNSVGSIRLSKNLNTPGLIKLNSKIAVSSRIRIPIVDTKFEELEKEALEQYKDSDESIDTKFRELEKQAVEQYSNSNSNTSCSSDNSGKKKPINLSTNCEGTKEKRLPKSSDDKSVDSVVIYSQNFPDLNAKGQSNSLNLKNFHIPPRGEKKELAHRLNKCFRNVKNDSKRAASDTDNEARDTTVKGSKASKGSMRWTLHVMPPKKRHLTLSDFSSDEEIKENTGSIKDAGPCIKKHLSGKVKLSAHGGGDLHPIIRKT; encoded by the exons ATGAGCTTCGAAGTGGATCGTTATACGTCTGCTTGGGCACATATAGCCCTCTGTGCTGATCTCACTTGGGCCTCGGAACCTCCCGATGATTTTATCGTAGCAAATCAA CGCCTATGGGCACAACATTGCCGTGTGTCCCATGTTCTTCAAGAAACTGGGATAGAATCAGCTCAGGATATAACGAGTAGTAATTGCGATTCATCAG atAAACATTTGGTAGCTCTACAAGATAATGGAAGCAGTAGTAGAAGGAGTGTGAAAGACGTCATACCGGAGTCAAGATTGGCTCAGTTTTATGGCAATTTTTACTACGACGACGTAAG GGAAAACTGTTATACGTGTTCAAATGAAAAAGGAAACGTGCGTTATAATGGTCACGGCTGTGAAAATTCCGATCTTACAGAATGCTGGATGTTACCGGAG GTGGAGTATTGGTTTCGTAAGTTAGTGGACAATTCAGATCGTGCGGTGCCACGTCGTCGTCGACAGTGCAAGATGCTTACTGATAGCGATTT GAAGACTGCGAGGGTTCCGAGTCCACCACCGGCTCCTAGGAAGATACGGGCGAGGCGACGACAGCCGAGGAGTTTAGCAGCATTAGCGCCGCCACCCCCAGCGTACTGCGTTGATGCCCCAACTAAATTATTCTGCGATCCAGCTTATAAG TTTCAGTTCGATGTAACTCGTCCTCCGCAATTAACCGATTACCAACGAGCGATGGGTCGTTTATCAGCCAGCGTGCAAGCGTTAATGCGTTCCAGTGCATCTCGATGCCCTACATACAGAGGGACGAACGTAAGCCGTTACACCCCAACAATTCCCAGACCTACACGTTTTCCTGACAAACGCTATGGAGTTTGGTGGCCGCGAGAAAATCAAAACCGATTAAACcagaaatatatcattaatcaAATCCAGAACATGAATACTGTTCATACAGCTCAAAAGGCTGAAACATCGGAAAGAAAAGAGGATGCAGATAAAGAAGTTGATCAGACAAGTTCTACGCATACCGAAACAGAGGAAAAGAAAtcggaaaatataaatatgcaacAGAAGGATAACCTCGTAGATGACGGACAGTTACCGTCAACTAGTGCCGCTGCTCAAGAAGATTTAAGAAAGAAACGGCTATACAGTACTGTCCTCAGCACGAGCGTTGCACCACCTATTCACTTAAATTCAGTTGGGAGTATCAGACTTTCCAAGAATCTAAACACACCCGGTCTTATAAAACTAAACTCGAAAATTGCCGTGTCTTCTAGAATTCGTATTCCAATCGTCGATACTAAATTCGAGGAGCTCGAAAAAGAAGCTTTGGAACAGTATAAGGATTCAGATGAAAGCATAGACACTAAGTTTCGTGAACTCGAAAAGCAGGCAGTTGAACAATACAGCAATAGTAACAGTAATACGAGTTGCAGCAGCGATAATTCAGGAAAGAAAAAACCAATTAATTTGTCAACAAATTGTGAAGGCACAAAAGAAAAACGTTTGCCAAAATCGTCAGACGACAAATCTGTCGATAGTGTTGTGATATATTCACAAAATTTTCCCGATCTTAATGCGAAAGGTCAGTCAAatagtttgaatttaaaaaacttcCACATCCCCCCGAGGGGGGAAAAAAAGGAACTAGCCCATAGACTCAATAAGTGTTTTCGAAACGTAAAAAACGATTCGAAAAGAGCAGCTTCAGACACAGATAATGAAGCCAGAGATACAACCGTAAAGGGCTCGAAGGCGAGTAAGGGTTCAATGCGATGGACATTACACGTTATGCCACCAAAGAAGAGGCATTTAACATTGTCAGATTTCTCTTCAGATGaggaaattaaagaaaataccgGATCAATAAAAGACGCTGGGCCCTGTATTAAAAAACACTTATCAGGGAAGGTAAAGCTGTCTGCTCACGGTGGAGGTGACTTACACccaataataagaaaaacatag
- the LOC124540145 gene encoding uncharacterized protein LOC124540145 isoform X2 — MSFEVDRYTSAWAHIALCADLTWASEPPDDFIVANQRLWAQHCRVSHVLQETGIESAQDITSSNCDSSDKHLVALQDNGSSSRRSVKDVIPESRLAQFYGNFYYDDVRENCYTCSNEKGNVRYNGHGCENSDLTECWMLPEVEYWFRKLVDNSDRAVPRRRRQCKMLTDSDFERWNSSAERVADEAALEARIRSVRPLWNQRSVINQGRKTARVPSPPPAPRKIRARRRQPRSLAALAPPPPAYCVDAPTKLFCDPAYKFDVTRPPQLTDYQRAMGRLSASVQALMRSSASRCPTYRGTNVSRYTPTIPRPTRFPDKRYGVWWPRENQNRLNQKYIINQIQNMNTVHTAQKAETSERKEDADKEVDQTSSTHTETEEKKSENINMQQKDNLVDDGQLPSTSAAAQEDLRKKRLYSTVLSTSVAPPIHLNSVGSIRLSKNLNTPGLIKLNSKIAVSSRIRIPIVDTKFEELEKEALEQYKDSDESIDTKFRELEKQAVEQYSNSNSNTSCSSDNSGKKKPINLSTNCEGTKEKRLPKSSDDKSVDSVVIYSQNFPDLNAKGQSNSLNLKNFHIPPRGEKKELAHRLNKCFRNVKNDSKRAASDTDNEARDTTVKGSKASKGSMRWTLHVMPPKKRHLTLSDFSSDEEIKENTGSIKDAGPCIKKHLSGKVKLSAHGGGDLHPIIRKT, encoded by the exons ATGAGCTTCGAAGTGGATCGTTATACGTCTGCTTGGGCACATATAGCCCTCTGTGCTGATCTCACTTGGGCCTCGGAACCTCCCGATGATTTTATCGTAGCAAATCAA CGCCTATGGGCACAACATTGCCGTGTGTCCCATGTTCTTCAAGAAACTGGGATAGAATCAGCTCAGGATATAACGAGTAGTAATTGCGATTCATCAG atAAACATTTGGTAGCTCTACAAGATAATGGAAGCAGTAGTAGAAGGAGTGTGAAAGACGTCATACCGGAGTCAAGATTGGCTCAGTTTTATGGCAATTTTTACTACGACGACGTAAG GGAAAACTGTTATACGTGTTCAAATGAAAAAGGAAACGTGCGTTATAATGGTCACGGCTGTGAAAATTCCGATCTTACAGAATGCTGGATGTTACCGGAG GTGGAGTATTGGTTTCGTAAGTTAGTGGACAATTCAGATCGTGCGGTGCCACGTCGTCGTCGACAGTGCAAGATGCTTACTGATAGCGATTT CGAGCGCTGGAACTCGAGCGCTGAGCGAGTCGCGGACGAAGCTGCCCTAGAAGCTAGGATCCGAAGCGTTCGCCCTTTGTGGAACCAACGTTCCGTTATTAATCAAGGCAGGAAGACTGCGAGGGTTCCGAGTCCACCACCGGCTCCTAGGAAGATACGGGCGAGGCGACGACAGCCGAGGAGTTTAGCAGCATTAGCGCCGCCACCCCCAGCGTACTGCGTTGATGCCCCAACTAAATTATTCTGCGATCCAGCTTATAAG TTCGATGTAACTCGTCCTCCGCAATTAACCGATTACCAACGAGCGATGGGTCGTTTATCAGCCAGCGTGCAAGCGTTAATGCGTTCCAGTGCATCTCGATGCCCTACATACAGAGGGACGAACGTAAGCCGTTACACCCCAACAATTCCCAGACCTACACGTTTTCCTGACAAACGCTATGGAGTTTGGTGGCCGCGAGAAAATCAAAACCGATTAAACcagaaatatatcattaatcaAATCCAGAACATGAATACTGTTCATACAGCTCAAAAGGCTGAAACATCGGAAAGAAAAGAGGATGCAGATAAAGAAGTTGATCAGACAAGTTCTACGCATACCGAAACAGAGGAAAAGAAAtcggaaaatataaatatgcaacAGAAGGATAACCTCGTAGATGACGGACAGTTACCGTCAACTAGTGCCGCTGCTCAAGAAGATTTAAGAAAGAAACGGCTATACAGTACTGTCCTCAGCACGAGCGTTGCACCACCTATTCACTTAAATTCAGTTGGGAGTATCAGACTTTCCAAGAATCTAAACACACCCGGTCTTATAAAACTAAACTCGAAAATTGCCGTGTCTTCTAGAATTCGTATTCCAATCGTCGATACTAAATTCGAGGAGCTCGAAAAAGAAGCTTTGGAACAGTATAAGGATTCAGATGAAAGCATAGACACTAAGTTTCGTGAACTCGAAAAGCAGGCAGTTGAACAATACAGCAATAGTAACAGTAATACGAGTTGCAGCAGCGATAATTCAGGAAAGAAAAAACCAATTAATTTGTCAACAAATTGTGAAGGCACAAAAGAAAAACGTTTGCCAAAATCGTCAGACGACAAATCTGTCGATAGTGTTGTGATATATTCACAAAATTTTCCCGATCTTAATGCGAAAGGTCAGTCAAatagtttgaatttaaaaaacttcCACATCCCCCCGAGGGGGGAAAAAAAGGAACTAGCCCATAGACTCAATAAGTGTTTTCGAAACGTAAAAAACGATTCGAAAAGAGCAGCTTCAGACACAGATAATGAAGCCAGAGATACAACCGTAAAGGGCTCGAAGGCGAGTAAGGGTTCAATGCGATGGACATTACACGTTATGCCACCAAAGAAGAGGCATTTAACATTGTCAGATTTCTCTTCAGATGaggaaattaaagaaaataccgGATCAATAAAAGACGCTGGGCCCTGTATTAAAAAACACTTATCAGGGAAGGTAAAGCTGTCTGCTCACGGTGGAGGTGACTTACACccaataataagaaaaacatag
- the LOC124540145 gene encoding uncharacterized protein LOC124540145 isoform X1 produces MSFEVDRYTSAWAHIALCADLTWASEPPDDFIVANQRLWAQHCRVSHVLQETGIESAQDITSSNCDSSDKHLVALQDNGSSSRRSVKDVIPESRLAQFYGNFYYDDVRENCYTCSNEKGNVRYNGHGCENSDLTECWMLPEVEYWFRKLVDNSDRAVPRRRRQCKMLTDSDFERWNSSAERVADEAALEARIRSVRPLWNQRSVINQGRKTARVPSPPPAPRKIRARRRQPRSLAALAPPPPAYCVDAPTKLFCDPAYKFQFDVTRPPQLTDYQRAMGRLSASVQALMRSSASRCPTYRGTNVSRYTPTIPRPTRFPDKRYGVWWPRENQNRLNQKYIINQIQNMNTVHTAQKAETSERKEDADKEVDQTSSTHTETEEKKSENINMQQKDNLVDDGQLPSTSAAAQEDLRKKRLYSTVLSTSVAPPIHLNSVGSIRLSKNLNTPGLIKLNSKIAVSSRIRIPIVDTKFEELEKEALEQYKDSDESIDTKFRELEKQAVEQYSNSNSNTSCSSDNSGKKKPINLSTNCEGTKEKRLPKSSDDKSVDSVVIYSQNFPDLNAKGQSNSLNLKNFHIPPRGEKKELAHRLNKCFRNVKNDSKRAASDTDNEARDTTVKGSKASKGSMRWTLHVMPPKKRHLTLSDFSSDEEIKENTGSIKDAGPCIKKHLSGKVKLSAHGGGDLHPIIRKT; encoded by the exons ATGAGCTTCGAAGTGGATCGTTATACGTCTGCTTGGGCACATATAGCCCTCTGTGCTGATCTCACTTGGGCCTCGGAACCTCCCGATGATTTTATCGTAGCAAATCAA CGCCTATGGGCACAACATTGCCGTGTGTCCCATGTTCTTCAAGAAACTGGGATAGAATCAGCTCAGGATATAACGAGTAGTAATTGCGATTCATCAG atAAACATTTGGTAGCTCTACAAGATAATGGAAGCAGTAGTAGAAGGAGTGTGAAAGACGTCATACCGGAGTCAAGATTGGCTCAGTTTTATGGCAATTTTTACTACGACGACGTAAG GGAAAACTGTTATACGTGTTCAAATGAAAAAGGAAACGTGCGTTATAATGGTCACGGCTGTGAAAATTCCGATCTTACAGAATGCTGGATGTTACCGGAG GTGGAGTATTGGTTTCGTAAGTTAGTGGACAATTCAGATCGTGCGGTGCCACGTCGTCGTCGACAGTGCAAGATGCTTACTGATAGCGATTT CGAGCGCTGGAACTCGAGCGCTGAGCGAGTCGCGGACGAAGCTGCCCTAGAAGCTAGGATCCGAAGCGTTCGCCCTTTGTGGAACCAACGTTCCGTTATTAATCAAGGCAGGAAGACTGCGAGGGTTCCGAGTCCACCACCGGCTCCTAGGAAGATACGGGCGAGGCGACGACAGCCGAGGAGTTTAGCAGCATTAGCGCCGCCACCCCCAGCGTACTGCGTTGATGCCCCAACTAAATTATTCTGCGATCCAGCTTATAAG TTTCAGTTCGATGTAACTCGTCCTCCGCAATTAACCGATTACCAACGAGCGATGGGTCGTTTATCAGCCAGCGTGCAAGCGTTAATGCGTTCCAGTGCATCTCGATGCCCTACATACAGAGGGACGAACGTAAGCCGTTACACCCCAACAATTCCCAGACCTACACGTTTTCCTGACAAACGCTATGGAGTTTGGTGGCCGCGAGAAAATCAAAACCGATTAAACcagaaatatatcattaatcaAATCCAGAACATGAATACTGTTCATACAGCTCAAAAGGCTGAAACATCGGAAAGAAAAGAGGATGCAGATAAAGAAGTTGATCAGACAAGTTCTACGCATACCGAAACAGAGGAAAAGAAAtcggaaaatataaatatgcaacAGAAGGATAACCTCGTAGATGACGGACAGTTACCGTCAACTAGTGCCGCTGCTCAAGAAGATTTAAGAAAGAAACGGCTATACAGTACTGTCCTCAGCACGAGCGTTGCACCACCTATTCACTTAAATTCAGTTGGGAGTATCAGACTTTCCAAGAATCTAAACACACCCGGTCTTATAAAACTAAACTCGAAAATTGCCGTGTCTTCTAGAATTCGTATTCCAATCGTCGATACTAAATTCGAGGAGCTCGAAAAAGAAGCTTTGGAACAGTATAAGGATTCAGATGAAAGCATAGACACTAAGTTTCGTGAACTCGAAAAGCAGGCAGTTGAACAATACAGCAATAGTAACAGTAATACGAGTTGCAGCAGCGATAATTCAGGAAAGAAAAAACCAATTAATTTGTCAACAAATTGTGAAGGCACAAAAGAAAAACGTTTGCCAAAATCGTCAGACGACAAATCTGTCGATAGTGTTGTGATATATTCACAAAATTTTCCCGATCTTAATGCGAAAGGTCAGTCAAatagtttgaatttaaaaaacttcCACATCCCCCCGAGGGGGGAAAAAAAGGAACTAGCCCATAGACTCAATAAGTGTTTTCGAAACGTAAAAAACGATTCGAAAAGAGCAGCTTCAGACACAGATAATGAAGCCAGAGATACAACCGTAAAGGGCTCGAAGGCGAGTAAGGGTTCAATGCGATGGACATTACACGTTATGCCACCAAAGAAGAGGCATTTAACATTGTCAGATTTCTCTTCAGATGaggaaattaaagaaaataccgGATCAATAAAAGACGCTGGGCCCTGTATTAAAAAACACTTATCAGGGAAGGTAAAGCTGTCTGCTCACGGTGGAGGTGACTTACACccaataataagaaaaacatag